The following proteins come from a genomic window of Bradyrhizobium paxllaeri:
- a CDS encoding MaoC family dehydratase encodes MVEWFDDLKVGMRFKSEAVTVSKDDILRFAREYDPQPFHLDEEAAKKTVFKGLAASGWHTAAIAMRLATECRPFGPHPLLGAGVDDLRWLKPVRPGDKLHLEGEVVELAPSRSKPQGVARVRWTLYDEHGEAVYTFIPIAIVPTRPT; translated from the coding sequence ATGGTCGAGTGGTTCGACGACTTGAAGGTCGGCATGCGCTTCAAGAGCGAAGCAGTGACGGTGTCGAAGGACGACATCCTTCGCTTCGCCAGGGAATACGATCCGCAGCCGTTTCACCTCGACGAGGAGGCCGCCAAGAAGACGGTCTTCAAGGGGCTCGCCGCATCTGGCTGGCATACGGCGGCTATCGCCATGCGGCTTGCCACCGAGTGCCGGCCGTTCGGGCCGCATCCGCTCTTGGGCGCCGGCGTTGACGATCTGCGCTGGCTGAAGCCGGTGCGGCCCGGCGACAAGCTGCATCTTGAAGGAGAAGTGGTCGAACTGGCGCCTTCACGGTCGAAGCCGCAAGGCGTCGCCCGTGTCAGATGGACCCTCTATGACGAGCACGGCGAGGCGGTCTACACCTTCATTCCGATCGCGATCGTGCCCACGCGTCCGACGTGA
- a CDS encoding inner membrane-spanning protein YciB → MKDVFARLGADFFSTIVFIAIYLATDNVLLATGVAIAGAIGQVIYFRIKGKELGYMTWASLALVIVLGSATLLTHDPRFVLAKPAIGHFAIGLIMLKRGWMLRYMPPIVSQTIPEYVTFAGYAWAALCFVLAAGTIGVAMTGDMKLWTLYVTVVLVGAKIAAFAIQYIAFRVLVGNRIRAAAQRA, encoded by the coding sequence ATGAAGGACGTATTCGCCAGACTGGGCGCCGATTTTTTCTCCACCATCGTGTTCATCGCGATCTATCTGGCGACCGACAACGTCCTGCTGGCAACGGGCGTGGCGATCGCAGGCGCGATCGGCCAGGTGATCTACTTCCGTATCAAGGGTAAGGAGCTCGGCTACATGACCTGGGCGAGCCTTGCGCTCGTCATCGTGCTCGGCAGCGCAACGCTTCTGACCCACGATCCGCGCTTCGTGCTGGCGAAACCCGCGATCGGGCATTTCGCGATCGGCCTCATCATGCTCAAGCGCGGCTGGATGTTGCGCTACATGCCGCCGATCGTGTCGCAGACCATTCCCGAATACGTCACCTTCGCAGGCTATGCCTGGGCTGCGCTGTGCTTCGTGCTCGCCGCCGGCACCATCGGCGTTGCGATGACCGGCGACATGAAGCTGTGGACGCTTTATGTGACGGTCGTGCTGGTCGGCGCCAAGATCGCCGCCTTTGCAATTCAATACATTGCGTTTCGTGTTCTGGTCGGCAATCGGATTCGCGCTGCCGCCCAGCGCGCCTGA
- a CDS encoding DUF429 domain-containing protein, translating into MSAGSGLRAIGLDGFRNGWVAVLLDGDLHAIRFCHDVGEALSVRFDRAAIDIPIGMTDDGERACDLLARERLRPHSSRVFTGARRWLWREFSDPDRANRDASRRGQKRVSRQLWHLGPKIMEVDRFVRANRTHDVREVHPELVFLRLNDCKPLPSKKSEDGIRLRRLLLKREGIRAIDRWLAAERIGTGAKCDDVLDACAVAIAARDAAGCIPEGVAPRDAYGLPMQIWS; encoded by the coding sequence GTGAGCGCGGGGTCCGGGCTCAGGGCAATTGGCCTCGACGGGTTCCGCAACGGCTGGGTTGCGGTGCTCCTTGACGGCGACCTTCACGCGATCAGATTTTGTCACGACGTTGGCGAGGCGCTGTCTGTTCGCTTTGACCGCGCTGCGATCGACATTCCAATCGGCATGACCGATGACGGCGAGCGGGCTTGCGATCTCCTTGCCCGCGAGAGATTACGGCCGCATTCTTCGCGCGTGTTCACCGGAGCACGGCGTTGGCTGTGGCGAGAATTTTCCGATCCAGACCGTGCCAACCGGGATGCCTCGCGGCGTGGCCAGAAGCGCGTGTCGCGCCAACTCTGGCATCTTGGGCCGAAGATCATGGAAGTGGATAGGTTCGTGCGGGCCAACCGCACACACGACGTTCGCGAGGTTCACCCGGAACTGGTCTTCTTGCGCCTCAACGACTGCAAGCCGCTACCGTCGAAGAAATCGGAGGATGGAATTCGTCTCCGCCGCTTGCTGCTGAAGCGGGAAGGAATCCGGGCTATCGACAGGTGGCTGGCCGCCGAGCGTATCGGTACCGGCGCCAAGTGCGACGACGTGCTTGATGCCTGCGCCGTCGCGATCGCTGCGCGTGATGCCGCTGGCTGCATTCCGGAAGGCGTCGCGCCACGTGACGCTTACGGACTGCCGATGCAGATCTGGTCGTGA
- a CDS encoding fumarate hydratase, whose product MNAPTAFPDQKPVPPYKHTPLFPLGADTTPYKKITAEGVRVEKVLGKEMLVVSREALRALSEAAFGDINHYLRPGHLKQLRSILEDKEASDNDKFVAFDFLKNANIAAGGVLPMCQDTGTAIIMGKKGCNVITDGDDEAALSEGARDAYLRRNLRYSQVAPLSMYEEKNTANNMPAQCEIYAEGDDAYKFMFMAKGGGSANKSFLFQATPSVLTKDRLLAFLKEKVLTLGTAACPPYHLAIVIGGTSAELCMKTVKLASARYLDALPTQGSADGNAFRDLEMEQEILKMTQSLGVGAQFGGKYFCHDVRVIRMPRHGASLPIGLGVSCSADRQVLGKITKDGVYLEELEHNPAQYLPAVEQSLGGEVVKIDLDKPMKEILATLSQYPIKTRVSMTGTMIVARDSAHAKLRERLEKGEPLPDYFKNHPVYYAGPAKTPDGYASGAFGPTTAGRMDSFVDQFQAAGGSMVMVAKGNRAVAVREACKKHGGFYLGSIGGAAANLAEHCIKKVEVVEYPELGMEAIWRIEVVDFPAFIIIDDKGNDFFKELNLG is encoded by the coding sequence ATGAACGCTCCGACTGCCTTTCCCGATCAAAAGCCCGTTCCGCCCTACAAGCATACGCCGCTGTTTCCGCTGGGCGCCGACACCACGCCCTACAAGAAAATCACTGCTGAGGGCGTGCGGGTCGAGAAGGTGCTCGGCAAGGAGATGCTGGTGGTGTCGCGGGAGGCGCTGCGGGCGCTGTCGGAGGCTGCCTTCGGCGACATCAATCACTATTTGCGGCCGGGGCACCTGAAGCAGTTGCGCTCGATCCTGGAAGACAAGGAGGCCAGCGACAACGACAAGTTCGTCGCCTTCGACTTCCTCAAGAACGCCAACATCGCCGCCGGCGGCGTGTTGCCGATGTGCCAGGATACCGGCACCGCGATCATCATGGGCAAGAAGGGCTGCAACGTCATCACCGACGGCGACGACGAGGCCGCGCTCTCCGAAGGCGCGCGCGACGCGTACCTGCGCCGTAACCTGCGCTATTCGCAGGTGGCGCCACTGTCGATGTACGAGGAAAAGAACACCGCCAACAACATGCCGGCGCAGTGCGAGATCTACGCCGAGGGCGACGACGCCTACAAGTTCATGTTCATGGCCAAGGGCGGCGGTTCCGCCAACAAGAGCTTTCTGTTCCAGGCAACGCCATCCGTTCTGACCAAGGACCGCCTGCTGGCGTTCCTGAAGGAGAAGGTGTTGACGCTCGGCACCGCGGCATGCCCGCCATACCACCTCGCCATCGTCATCGGCGGCACGTCGGCCGAGTTGTGCATGAAGACGGTGAAGCTTGCCTCCGCGCGCTATCTCGATGCGCTGCCGACCCAGGGCTCGGCGGACGGTAATGCCTTCCGCGATCTCGAGATGGAGCAGGAAATCCTCAAGATGACGCAGTCGCTCGGCGTCGGCGCGCAGTTCGGCGGCAAGTATTTCTGCCACGACGTGCGCGTGATCCGGATGCCGCGCCACGGCGCGTCGCTGCCGATCGGGCTCGGCGTCTCCTGTTCGGCCGACCGCCAGGTGCTTGGCAAGATCACGAAAGACGGCGTCTATCTCGAAGAGCTCGAGCATAACCCGGCGCAGTATCTGCCGGCTGTGGAACAGTCGCTCGGCGGTGAGGTCGTCAAGATCGACCTCGACAAGCCGATGAAGGAAATTCTGGCGACGCTGTCGCAATATCCGATCAAGACGCGGGTCTCGATGACCGGCACCATGATCGTGGCGCGCGATTCCGCCCACGCCAAACTGCGCGAGCGGCTGGAGAAGGGCGAGCCGCTGCCGGATTACTTCAAGAACCATCCGGTCTATTACGCCGGACCGGCCAAGACGCCCGACGGCTACGCGTCCGGCGCGTTCGGCCCGACCACCGCGGGACGCATGGACTCCTTCGTCGACCAGTTCCAGGCGGCAGGCGGATCGATGGTGATGGTGGCCAAGGGCAACCGCGCGGTCGCGGTGCGCGAGGCCTGCAAGAAGCACGGCGGCTTCTATCTCGGCTCGATCGGCGGCGCCGCGGCAAACCTCGCCGAGCACTGCATCAAGAAGGTCGAGGTCGTCGAATATCCCGAGCTCGGCATGGAAGCGATCTGGCGCATCGAAGTGGTGGATTTCCCCGCCTTCATCATCATCGACGACAAGGGCAACGACTTCTTCAAGGAATTGAATCTGGGGTAG
- a CDS encoding GFA family protein, whose amino-acid sequence MPDSKTYTGGCHCGQVRFECTSDLAMVTACNCSICTKKGLHFTFLDPKSFQLRAGEENLKEYLFNKHAIHHQLCVDCGVDVFARGKKPDGSDVVALNVSCIDGIELSKLEMTPVDGRNM is encoded by the coding sequence ATGCCCGATAGCAAGACCTACACCGGCGGCTGCCATTGCGGCCAGGTGCGCTTCGAATGCACCAGTGACCTTGCGATGGTCACCGCCTGCAATTGCTCGATCTGCACCAAGAAGGGCCTGCACTTCACCTTCCTCGACCCAAAGAGCTTTCAGCTCCGCGCCGGCGAGGAAAACCTGAAGGAATATCTCTTCAACAAGCACGCCATCCACCACCAGCTCTGCGTCGATTGCGGCGTCGACGTCTTCGCGCGCGGCAAGAAGCCCGACGGCAGCGACGTGGTGGCGCTGAATGTGAGCTGCATCGACGGCATTGAACTGTCGAAGCTGGAGATGACGCCGGTGGATGGACGCAACATGTGA
- a CDS encoding lectin, whose translation MNSFARIISPTLVALAAISVLASAPAQAQSADTSFFLTSNGIGNGGNLGGLAGADNHCQTLAQAAGAGGKTWRAYLSTQVADGAPAVNARDRIGKGPWKNAKGSVVAKDVADLHSANNNLNKQTALSEKGEVISGAGDTPNRHDVLTGSQADGTAFAAGEDRTCKNWTSSTQGAAMVGHFDRKGLRDDEPSKSWNTSHPSRGPDGGCSQADLKSTGGDGLFYCFAAN comes from the coding sequence ATGAACAGCTTCGCCAGAATCATCTCGCCGACATTGGTTGCGCTTGCCGCTATATCGGTTCTCGCAAGCGCGCCCGCGCAGGCGCAATCCGCCGACACCAGCTTCTTCCTGACCAGCAATGGCATCGGCAATGGCGGCAATCTCGGCGGGCTCGCCGGCGCTGACAATCATTGCCAGACATTGGCGCAGGCCGCCGGCGCGGGCGGCAAGACCTGGCGCGCCTACCTGTCGACGCAAGTCGCTGACGGCGCGCCTGCCGTCAATGCGCGCGATCGCATCGGCAAAGGGCCGTGGAAGAATGCCAAGGGCTCCGTGGTCGCCAAGGACGTTGCGGATTTGCACAGCGCCAACAACAACCTCAACAAGCAGACCGCGCTGTCCGAGAAAGGCGAGGTGATCAGCGGTGCTGGCGACACACCGAACCGCCACGATGTGCTGACGGGATCGCAGGCGGACGGTACTGCGTTTGCGGCCGGCGAAGACCGCACCTGCAAGAACTGGACGAGCAGCACGCAAGGCGCCGCGATGGTCGGCCATTTCGACCGCAAGGGTCTTCGGGACGACGAGCCGTCAAAATCCTGGAACACGTCGCACCCCTCGCGCGGGCCGGACGGCGGCTGCTCGCAGGCCGACCTCAAGAGCACCGGCGGCGACGGACTGTTCTATTGCTTCGCGGCGAACTGA
- a CDS encoding DUF3606 domain-containing protein → MADNRKKRGGADRGLIALSEPYEVAYWSKKLKITPAKLKAAVKKAGHSARNVEAYIKLQKHKASDRARIAVSQPYEVSYWSKKFKVTPARLKAAVAAVGHSSKAVGAHLAKRKAAKKAKKSAKKVAGKTAKKRAKKKAA, encoded by the coding sequence ATGGCGGACAACAGGAAGAAGCGCGGCGGGGCCGATCGCGGGCTGATCGCGCTGAGCGAGCCTTACGAGGTCGCCTACTGGTCGAAGAAACTGAAGATCACGCCGGCCAAGCTGAAAGCCGCCGTCAAAAAAGCCGGGCACTCCGCCAGGAACGTGGAAGCCTATATTAAGCTGCAGAAGCACAAGGCCTCTGATAGGGCCCGTATCGCGGTGAGCCAGCCCTACGAAGTCAGCTACTGGTCGAAGAAGTTCAAGGTCACGCCCGCCAGATTGAAGGCCGCCGTCGCCGCGGTCGGGCATTCGTCGAAGGCGGTCGGCGCCCATCTCGCCAAGCGCAAGGCTGCGAAGAAAGCGAAGAAGAGCGCCAAGAAGGTTGCCGGGAAAACCGCAAAGAAGCGCGCAAAGAAAAAGGCCGCCTGA
- a CDS encoding methyltransferase family protein, whose amino-acid sequence MITKLLLQNTITVVVLGALLFASAGSLHWPAAWVFLVVSATIGPACGLWLAKTDPALLAERMRPTFQADQPAADKKFMLVFVLATLIWLVAIGLDRRAHASDVPLVLQVVGLAMYLLSTAFIMWVFRANSFAAPVVKVQAARQHHVVSSGPYAFVRHPMYSGIMLFFVGVPLLLGSWWGVAIAPAFAVLFAIRARIEERALVEGLPGYADYAARVRYRLVPGLW is encoded by the coding sequence ATGATCACAAAGCTTCTGCTGCAGAACACCATCACTGTCGTCGTTCTCGGCGCGCTGCTGTTCGCCTCCGCAGGTTCGCTGCATTGGCCGGCAGCATGGGTGTTCCTGGTCGTAAGCGCGACCATTGGTCCCGCGTGCGGCCTGTGGCTTGCGAAAACCGATCCCGCCCTGCTCGCCGAGCGGATGCGGCCGACGTTTCAAGCGGACCAGCCGGCCGCCGACAAGAAATTCATGCTTGTCTTCGTCCTGGCGACGCTCATCTGGCTGGTCGCGATCGGACTGGACCGGCGCGCGCATGCATCCGATGTTCCGCTCGTGCTGCAGGTGGTGGGGCTTGCGATGTACCTGCTCTCGACCGCCTTCATCATGTGGGTGTTCCGTGCAAATTCCTTTGCCGCGCCCGTCGTGAAGGTGCAGGCCGCGCGCCAGCATCACGTCGTCTCGAGCGGCCCCTATGCCTTCGTCCGCCATCCCATGTACAGCGGCATCATGCTGTTCTTCGTCGGCGTCCCGCTATTGCTGGGATCATGGTGGGGCGTGGCGATCGCACCGGCATTCGCCGTGCTGTTCGCCATTCGCGCCCGCATCGAGGAGCGCGCTTTGGTCGAGGGGTTGCCCGGCTATGCTGACTATGCCGCGCGCGTGCGCTATCGTCTGGTGCCAGGCCTTTGGTGA
- a CDS encoding Tim44 domain-containing protein yields the protein MNFTQTARGIVRAFAIVLSVAVPLAITISAADARVGGGGSSGSRGSRTYSAPPSTTTAPGTAQPMNRTFTQPGTPGVGAPAAAGAANKGGFFNRPGMGMLGGLAAGFLGAGLLGMLFGGGLFSGLGGLSSIIGLLLQVALIVIVVRLAMSWWQRRHTPASAYANGPAPGAPAEGPGAQSSFRSGLGGFGLGSSQPALEIQPADYEAFERLLGEIQAAWSNEDVAKLHTLATPEMVSYFSKDLEANKANNDVNKVSDVKLLQGDLAEAWREGETDYASVAMRFSLVDKTLERTTGRLVAGSETPTEATEVWTFARRRGSDWELSAIQQTS from the coding sequence ATGAATTTCACGCAGACTGCGCGCGGAATTGTAAGGGCTTTTGCCATTGTCCTATCGGTGGCGGTTCCCTTGGCGATCACGATCTCGGCGGCTGACGCCCGTGTTGGCGGCGGTGGCAGTTCGGGTTCGCGCGGATCGAGGACCTATTCAGCGCCGCCGAGCACGACCACCGCGCCGGGCACGGCGCAACCCATGAACCGTACCTTCACCCAGCCGGGCACGCCCGGAGTGGGCGCACCGGCGGCTGCCGGCGCGGCGAACAAGGGCGGCTTCTTCAACCGGCCCGGCATGGGCATGCTCGGCGGTCTCGCCGCGGGCTTCCTTGGCGCCGGCCTGCTCGGCATGCTGTTCGGCGGCGGGTTGTTCTCGGGCCTCGGCGGCTTGTCGTCGATCATCGGCCTCCTGCTGCAGGTCGCCCTGATCGTGATCGTGGTGCGGCTGGCAATGTCCTGGTGGCAGCGCCGCCATACCCCGGCTTCCGCCTACGCGAACGGACCGGCCCCCGGCGCGCCTGCCGAAGGTCCCGGCGCTCAGAGCAGCTTCCGTTCCGGACTGGGCGGCTTCGGGCTGGGATCCAGCCAGCCGGCGCTGGAAATCCAGCCGGCTGACTATGAAGCCTTCGAGCGTCTGCTCGGCGAAATCCAGGCCGCGTGGTCGAACGAAGACGTTGCCAAACTGCACACGCTGGCGACGCCCGAGATGGTGTCCTACTTCTCGAAGGATCTCGAGGCGAACAAGGCCAACAACGACGTCAACAAGGTGTCCGACGTCAAGCTGCTGCAGGGCGACCTCGCGGAAGCCTGGCGCGAAGGCGAAACCGACTACGCCAGCGTGGCGATGCGGTTCTCGCTGGTCGACAAGACCCTGGAGCGCACCACCGGCCGTCTGGTCGCGGGCAGCGAAACCCCGACCGAAGCCACCGAGGTCTGGACTTTCGCCCGCCGTCGCGGCAGCGATTGGGAACTCTCGGCGATCCAGCAGACCAGCTGA
- a CDS encoding glutathione S-transferase, which yields MRYELYYWPMIQGRGEYVRLALEEAGARYDDVARRGNGMAAMTRMMDAGKGTPPFAPPFLKDGKLVIGQTANILLYLGSRHGLAPKAEAGRLWVHQLQLTIADLVLEVHDTHHPLGPSLYYEDQRAPAKKRTEEFWKERVPKYLGYFEDLLAANGGTYVTGRRLTYVDLSLFQIVEGLRYAFPKRMKAFERKIPGLVELRDRVAARPNIKTYLASDRRIAFNEDGIFRRYKALDG from the coding sequence ATGCGTTACGAACTCTATTACTGGCCCATGATCCAGGGCCGCGGCGAATATGTCCGCCTTGCGCTCGAAGAGGCCGGCGCCCGCTATGACGACGTGGCGCGCCGCGGCAACGGCATGGCCGCGATGACGCGGATGATGGACGCGGGGAAGGGAACGCCGCCCTTCGCGCCGCCGTTCCTCAAGGACGGCAAGCTCGTGATCGGGCAGACCGCCAACATCCTGCTCTATCTCGGATCGCGCCACGGACTGGCGCCGAAGGCGGAGGCCGGCAGATTGTGGGTGCATCAGTTGCAGCTCACGATCGCCGATCTGGTGCTGGAAGTTCACGACACCCATCATCCGCTGGGTCCCTCGCTGTACTACGAGGACCAGAGGGCGCCGGCGAAAAAACGCACCGAAGAGTTCTGGAAGGAGCGGGTGCCGAAATATCTCGGCTACTTCGAGGACCTGCTCGCGGCCAATGGAGGCACCTACGTCACCGGCCGCCGGCTCACTTACGTCGACCTGTCGCTGTTCCAGATCGTCGAGGGGCTGCGCTACGCTTTCCCGAAACGGATGAAAGCTTTCGAGCGGAAGATTCCCGGTCTCGTCGAACTGCGCGACCGTGTCGCGGCGCGGCCGAACATCAAGACCTATCTGGCCAGCGACCGACGGATCGCGTTCAACGAGGACGGGATTTTCAGGAGGTACAAGGCGCTGGATGGGTGA